TGCTGCCGCCCTTCGCCGCCGGGATCTTCCTCGCCGCGCCGATGGCCGCGATCATGTCGACGATCAACGCGCAGCTGTTGCAGTCCTCCGCGACGATCGTCAAAGATCTGTGGCTGAACCTGCGTCCGGCGGAGATCCACAACGAGAAACGCCTCAAGCGGATGTCGTCGCTGATTACGATAATCCTGAGCGTCCTGCTGTTGCTGGCCGCCTGGCGTCCGCCTGAAATGATTATCTGGCTCAATCTGCTGGCCTTTGGCGGTCTGGAAGCCGTGTTCCTCTGGCCGCTGGTGCTGGGCCTCTACTGGGAGCGTGCCAATGCGGCAGGCGCGCTTTCGGCCATGATTGTCGGCGGCGTGCTTTACGCACTGCTCGCCACGTTTAAAATACAGCTGTTCGGCTTTCATCCGATTGTGCCGTCCCTGCTGCTAAGTCTGCTGGCTTTTGTGGTGGGCAACCTTTTTGGTCGCCCGGTTCCGCAGGCCACGCCTGTTTCCTCTGTTAATGAATGAGTAATGCCATGCCCTGGATCCAACTGAAAATAAACACCACTGGCGCTAATGCCGAAGAGATTAGCGATGCGCTGATGGAAAGCGGCGCGGTCTCCGTGACCTTCCAGGACACCCACGACACGCCGGTGTTCGAGCCGCTGCCGGGTGAAACGCGCCTGTGGGGCGATACGGACGTGATCGGCCTTTTTGACGCGGAAACGGACATGCAGGACGTGGTCGCCATGCTGGAAAACGCCCCGCTTCTCGGTGCGGGCTTCGCCCATAAAATCGAGCAGCTGGAAGATAAAGACTGGGAGCGCGAGTGGATGGACAATTTCCACCCGATGCGCTTCGGCGAGCGTCTGTGGATCTGCCCGAGCTGGCGCGACGTGCCGGATGAAAACGCTGTAAACGTGATGCTCGATCCGGGTCTGGCGTTTGGCACCGGCACACACCCCACTACTTCCCTCTGCCTGCAATGGCTCGACGGGCTGGATCTCACCGGTAAAACTGTGATTGATTTCGGCTGCGGCTCCGGCATTCTGGCTATCGCCGCGCTGAAGCTTGGCGCGGCGAAAGCGATCGGTGTGGATATCGATCCGCAGGCGATTCAGGCGAGCCGCGATAACGCCGAGCGCAACGGCGTCTCGGAGCGTCTGGAACTGTATCTGCCGGAAAACCAGCCTGCCGATATGCGGGCTGACGTTGTGGTTGCCAATATTCTCGCAGGCCCGCTGCGCGAACTGGCGCCGCTGATTAGCGTGCTGCCGGTACAGGGCGGCTTACTCGGGCTTTCCGGTATCCTGGCAAGCCAGGCACAGAGCGTATGCGAGGCGTATGAGCCGCTGTTTACGCTCGATCCGGTCGTAGAAAAAGAAGAGTGGTGCCGTATTACCGGTGTGAAGCGCTAAGGTTGCCACGCCTTCTGAAAGTGTGATGAGCTGAAAAGCGCGGCCTGTCCGCGCTTTTTTATTTCTCTCACGGTCTGACATGCTGATAGTTTATCGGTACGCAGTGTTGTTCACAGGGAGCCGCGCGCCGTCAAACGGGTAATGATTCACCACATCAATATGCAATGGAGAGCATTACTTCAACCCATACAGGAAGCAGAATAATTCACTACGGGTGAAAACCTTCACATCCCTTTTCCCCAGCGCCGATGCCCTTCACAGAACGATTCACCATGCCAACAACGAGACGCGGATCGCATTTTATCGCCTGATTTGCGCAATTTATCGCCGTTTATCCCGCTTGCGCGCCTGCCGTTTCGTTAAAAAAAGCACGATTTCAGGGATTTTTTTTGCGCACGTTTTTTCGGCGATTCTTCTTAACTTTATGATTGTTAAGTTTAATTTATTAGGGGAATCGGTACAGATGCCGATTCATTGATCTGTCGCATCGGATTGTTCAAAGTTTGGCCTTTCATCTCGTGCAAAAAATGCGTAATATACGCCGCCTTGCAGGCACAGTATGGTCATTTCTTCACTCATGCGTATCGGACACTACCAGCTCAGAAATCGCCTGATCGCAGCCCCGATGGCTGGCATTACAGACAGACCGTTTCGGACGCTGTGCTACGAGATGGGAGCAGGATTAACCGTTTCTGAGATGATGTCCTCTAACCCGGAAGTCTGGGCGAGCGATAAATCCCGGTTGCGGATGGTACATGTGGATGAACCGGGTATTCGCACCGTGCAAATCGCCGGCAGCGTACCCGAAGAGATGGCGGAAGCCGCACGTATTAATGTGGATAACGGCGCCCAGATTATTGATATCAATATGGGTTGCCCGGCTAAGAAAGTGAATCGCAAGCTGGCTGGTTCAGCCCTTCTGCAATACCCCGATCTGGTGAAGTCTATCCTGACCGCGGTAGTCAACGCAGTGGACGTTCCCGTTACGCTGAAAATTCGCACCGGCTGGGATCCGGCTAACCGTAACTGTGTAGAAATTGCCCAATTGGCTGAAGAATGTGGTATTCAGGCGCTGACGATTCATGGCCGCACGCGCGCCTGCTTGTTTCAGGGCAACGCAGAATACGACAGCATTCGGACAGTTAAGCAGAAGGTTTCCATTCCGGTTATTGCGAATGGCGACATTACTTCCCCGCATAAAGCCAGGGCTGTGCTCGACTATACAGGGGCTGATGCTCTGATGATAGGTCGCGCGGCTCAGGGAAGACCCTGGATCTTCCGGGAAATCCAGCACTATCTGGACACTGGGGAGTTGCTGCCCCCTCTGCCTCTGGCAGAGGTTAAGCGTTTGCTTTGCGCGCACGTTCGGGAATTGCATGACTTTTACGGCCAGGCAAAGGGGTACCGAATCGCGCGTAAACATGTGGCCTGGTATCTCCAGGAACATGCTCCAGATGACCAGTTTCGGCGCACATTCAACGCCATAGAGGATGCCAGCGAACAGCTGGAGGCGTTGGAGGCATACTTCGAAAATTTTGCGTAAACAGAAATAAAGAGCTGACAGAACTATGTTCGAACAACGCGTAAATTCTGACGTACTGACCGTTTCTACCGTTAACTCTCAGGATCAGGTGACTCAAAAACCCCTGCGTGACTCGGTAAAACAGGCACTGAAGAACTATTTTGCTCAACTGAATGGTCAGGATGTGAATGACCTGTATGAGCTGGTACTGGCTGAAGTAGAACAGCCCCTGTTGGACATGGTGATGCAATACACCCGCGGCAACCAGACCCGCGCTGCGCTGATGATGGGTATCAACCGCGGTACGCTGCGTAAGAAACTGAAAAAATACGGCATGAACTAAGTTCGCTTAGTTAAGCTGATTAAAAAGGCGCGAACCGGCATGGGGAAGCGCCTTTTTTGTTTTCCACTCTCCCGCCGCCGCTCTCCCGCCTGGCCTGACAAATACCCGCTCCGCGCTACACTAATGACAGTATCGTGCCAGAAATATCGGCGCCGTAGCGACATTGCTGAACACGGTTATACCTGTCAAATCCATTGTCATTAAGGGGTCTTAAATCGCTTTCGCCGGATTTTCGGCAGTGATAATGTTCAGCGCTCCTCTCTACCCCGCAGGCCCGCCAGGCAAGGCCTGAGGATGCACGACCCTATTTTGGATGAGACGCCATGCTGGTTAGTCATTACGACCATATTCTTGTTGTCACCTCGTTTGTTGTCGCCATTCTGGCGTCAAGCACCGCGCTGAATATGGCCGGTCGCGTCACCACCAGCAGCGGCAGCGCCGCACGCATCTGGCTGGTCGGCGGCAGCGTCGCAATGGGCATAGGCATCTGGGCGATGCATTTTATCGGCATGCTGGCGATGAGCCTGCCCGTCACGCTGAGCTATGACCCTCTGATTACCGCGGCATCGTTGCTTATCGCCATCGGCTCTGCGCTGTTTGCGCTGTGGCTCGTGTGCGGTGCTGAACTGAAAGTGTCGCGACTGATACCGGGCTCGCTGGTGCTGGGATGCGGGATTGCGGCGATGCACTATACCGGTATGGCAGCGTTGCTGGTGGAGCCTGGCATTGTCTGGGCCTGGGGATGGGTGGCATTGTCGATAGTCATTGCTCTGCTCGCCTCCGTCGCCGCGCTGTGGCTGACATTTCGGCTGCGTCAGGATGTCGGCAACGTCGCGCTGATGCGCGCAGGCGCCGCCATTATTATGGGAATTGCCATCGCGGGTATGCACTATACCGGCATGATGGCGGCCAATTTCCCCGGCCATACGCACGCCACACATATGGGCGTCAACACCCGCTGGCTGGCGCTGGTCGTGACGCTGGTGACGCTCGCCATCCTCGCGATTTCACTGCTCGTCTCAATGTTCGATGCGCGTTTACAAGCGCGCACCTCGCTGCTCGCTTCTTCACTTGCAGAAGCCAATAAAGAGCTCGCCCAGCTCGCGCTGCACGATACGCTCACGCGACTGCCGAACCGTATTCTGCTGGAAGATCGTCTCGATCAGGCGATTCGCAAAGCCGATCGTGAAGGAAGCCGCTTTGCATTGATGTTTATGGATCTCGACGGTTTTAAGGCCGTCAATGACGCCTACGGCCATAACACAGGCGACCAGTTGCTGATTGCCGTGACCGAACGTCTCAAGGAGCAACTCAAAGGGCAGTTTACGCTTGCGCGCATCGGCGGCGATGAGTTTGTCCTGCTTGCGGAAACCGATCAGCCCAACGACGCGGCGGCGCTCGCCAACGCGCTGGTGCACGCGATTGACGGTCCTTTTGCCGTTGAGCCCTATGAACTGGTAGTAACTATCAGCATCGGCATCGCCTTCTACCCGCACGATGGCAAAAATGGCCGCGAACTGCTGTTTAATGCTGACGCCGCGATGTATCACACCAAACATACCGGCCGTAACGGTTATAGCTTTTTCCAGCCGTCGATGAATACCCAGGCGCAGACCCAGTTGCAGCTGATGAACGATCTTTGGCTTGCGCGCGAGCGTAAAGAGCTGCGCCTTGTTTATCAGCCAAAATTCCAGGCACCGTCCGGACCGGTCGTGGGCTTTGAGGCGCTGCTGCGCTGGCAGCATCCGCAATACGGATTACTGTCACCTGACGCATTTCTCCCGCTCGCCGAAAAAACCGGGATGATTATCAGCATTGGCGAATGGGTGCTGGACGAAGCCTGCCGTCAGTTGAATGAATGGCATCAGGCGGGCCACCACGCCTGGTCGGTCGCGGTTAATCTCTCGACCATGCAGTTTGAACAGCCCGGTCTGGTGGAGATGGTGATGAGCTGTCTTGAGCGTCATCAGATAGCGCCGGAGAAACTGATTCTGGAAGTGACCGAAACCACGGCGATGAGCAATCCAGATGAAAGCGTGCGCCTGCTGACCCGGCTTACCGAGCTTGGCGTTAAAGCGTCGATTGATGATTTCGGCACGGGCTATTCGAGCCTGCTCTATCTGAAGCGGCTGCCCGCCAGCGAGCTGAAAATCGACCGCGCGTTTGTTAATGAGCTGCGTGCCGAGGGCGAAGACGCGACTATTGTTTCCGCCATCGTGGCGCTGGCGAAAACCCTGAATTTGCGGGTGGTCGCGGAAGGCGTGGAAACCGTTGAGCAGCAGCAGTTCCTTACTGAACTTGGCTGCAATACCTTACAGGGCTATCTGCTCGGTAAACCGCTGGCACCGGAAGTGATCACCCGGGAAGGCGACAATCTTGAGCATCCGCAGTCAGCCACGGCCACCGAAGAAAACGGATAACGCTAACCGTCACGCCAGCGGCGACGGCACGGCTGGCGTGACGGTTATTTTTCATTTTCCCGATTGAGAGCCGTTATTTTCCGGCCGCGGCAGCATGCGCAAAATGTTGTCCACCAGCGCGGGAGCTTGTCTGAAAAGATCGCACGCGTCGGGCTGAAATAACCAGTTTTTAAGAATACCACTCAGGCAGCCGTGTAAAATCGTTAACATAATATCGACATCCAGAGAACCGGCTATCTGTTTATCCGCAATGCCCCGCCGTAATAATTCCCCAATATAATGCCGACTGAAACCAATTCGCTCGCGGATTTCACTCTCCGGCATCATCTCTTCATCAAATTCACATTTACGATAAAGAATTTGCAACAACGCGCGCTGTCGCGGACTGCTGGCGATATATTGCAGCACGGCAATAAACGTTTCGCGTAATAATCGTAATGGATCCCGCCATGCCTCTTCCGGAATGTTTGGGCGAATAATCTCCCTGACGGGTAATTGCTGCTGCCAGATTTCATTAAACAGATCCGCTTTGCTGGCGAAATGCCAGTACACCGCGCCACGCGTCACCTGCGCAGCCTGCGCGATGTCCGTAAGCGTGGTATGCGCGACACCGCGCTCAGCGAACGTAAAGATGGCGGCATCGATGAGCTGCTGACGCGTCTTAAGCGCCTCTTGTTTGGTTCTCCGGGCCATAAATCACCTTGCCTTTTCCTGGCGGGGGACGAATCAAATAATTGCCGTCGTTTTTTATCACAGCTTTAATGTTGAAGCGTGTGATTTTTATATATAGATTTTGATGATATTTGAGATAATAAAATAAAAACAATAAATATATTTCAACCC
This sequence is a window from Cronobacter sakazakii. Protein-coding genes within it:
- a CDS encoding putative bifunctional diguanylate cyclase/phosphodiesterase; protein product: MLVSHYDHILVVTSFVVAILASSTALNMAGRVTTSSGSAARIWLVGGSVAMGIGIWAMHFIGMLAMSLPVTLSYDPLITAASLLIAIGSALFALWLVCGAELKVSRLIPGSLVLGCGIAAMHYTGMAALLVEPGIVWAWGWVALSIVIALLASVAALWLTFRLRQDVGNVALMRAGAAIIMGIAIAGMHYTGMMAANFPGHTHATHMGVNTRWLALVVTLVTLAILAISLLVSMFDARLQARTSLLASSLAEANKELAQLALHDTLTRLPNRILLEDRLDQAIRKADREGSRFALMFMDLDGFKAVNDAYGHNTGDQLLIAVTERLKEQLKGQFTLARIGGDEFVLLAETDQPNDAAALANALVHAIDGPFAVEPYELVVTISIGIAFYPHDGKNGRELLFNADAAMYHTKHTGRNGYSFFQPSMNTQAQTQLQLMNDLWLARERKELRLVYQPKFQAPSGPVVGFEALLRWQHPQYGLLSPDAFLPLAEKTGMIISIGEWVLDEACRQLNEWHQAGHHAWSVAVNLSTMQFEQPGLVEMVMSCLERHQIAPEKLILEVTETTAMSNPDESVRLLTRLTELGVKASIDDFGTGYSSLLYLKRLPASELKIDRAFVNELRAEGEDATIVSAIVALAKTLNLRVVAEGVETVEQQQFLTELGCNTLQGYLLGKPLAPEVITREGDNLEHPQSATATEENG
- the prmA gene encoding 50S ribosomal protein L11 methyltransferase, whose amino-acid sequence is MPWIQLKINTTGANAEEISDALMESGAVSVTFQDTHDTPVFEPLPGETRLWGDTDVIGLFDAETDMQDVVAMLENAPLLGAGFAHKIEQLEDKDWEREWMDNFHPMRFGERLWICPSWRDVPDENAVNVMLDPGLAFGTGTHPTTSLCLQWLDGLDLTGKTVIDFGCGSGILAIAALKLGAAKAIGVDIDPQAIQASRDNAERNGVSERLELYLPENQPADMRADVVVANILAGPLRELAPLISVLPVQGGLLGLSGILASQAQSVCEAYEPLFTLDPVVEKEEWCRITGVKR
- the fis gene encoding DNA-binding transcriptional regulator Fis; translation: MFEQRVNSDVLTVSTVNSQDQVTQKPLRDSVKQALKNYFAQLNGQDVNDLYELVLAEVEQPLLDMVMQYTRGNQTRAALMMGINRGTLRKKLKKYGMN
- the dusB gene encoding tRNA dihydrouridine synthase DusB yields the protein MRIGHYQLRNRLIAAPMAGITDRPFRTLCYEMGAGLTVSEMMSSNPEVWASDKSRLRMVHVDEPGIRTVQIAGSVPEEMAEAARINVDNGAQIIDINMGCPAKKVNRKLAGSALLQYPDLVKSILTAVVNAVDVPVTLKIRTGWDPANRNCVEIAQLAEECGIQALTIHGRTRACLFQGNAEYDSIRTVKQKVSIPVIANGDITSPHKARAVLDYTGADALMIGRAAQGRPWIFREIQHYLDTGELLPPLPLAEVKRLLCAHVRELHDFYGQAKGYRIARKHVAWYLQEHAPDDQFRRTFNAIEDASEQLEALEAYFENFA
- the envR gene encoding acrEF/envCD operon transcriptional regulator — protein: MDAAIFTFAERGVAHTTLTDIAQAAQVTRGAVYWHFASKADLFNEIWQQQLPVREIIRPNIPEEAWRDPLRLLRETFIAVLQYIASSPRQRALLQILYRKCEFDEEMMPESEIRERIGFSRHYIGELLRRGIADKQIAGSLDVDIMLTILHGCLSGILKNWLFQPDACDLFRQAPALVDNILRMLPRPENNGSQSGK